Proteins from a single region of Allocatelliglobosispora scoriae:
- the pdxT gene encoding pyridoxal 5'-phosphate synthase glutaminase subunit PdxT, giving the protein MGDPIIGVLALQGDFREHLTALAECDVIARPVRRPSELDEVDGLVIPGGESTAMSNLAINFDLMDPISDRIKRGMPAYGTCAGMIMLAQEVLDGRPDQRSFGGLGITVRRNAFGRQVDSFEAPVELTGIEGGPVNAVFIRAPWVESVTDEVEVMGRVTDGPAAGRIVAVRQGNLLATSFHPELTGDLRLHRLFVEMVHAAS; this is encoded by the coding sequence GTGGGCGACCCGATCATCGGGGTGCTCGCGCTGCAGGGTGACTTTCGCGAGCACCTGACGGCGCTCGCCGAGTGCGACGTCATCGCCCGGCCGGTCCGCCGGCCGAGCGAGCTCGATGAGGTGGACGGGCTCGTCATCCCCGGCGGGGAGTCCACCGCGATGAGCAACCTGGCGATCAACTTCGATCTGATGGACCCGATCTCCGACCGGATCAAGCGCGGCATGCCCGCCTACGGCACCTGCGCCGGCATGATCATGCTGGCGCAGGAGGTCCTCGACGGCCGGCCCGACCAGCGCTCCTTCGGGGGTCTCGGCATCACCGTCCGGCGCAACGCGTTCGGGCGCCAGGTCGACTCGTTCGAGGCCCCGGTGGAGCTCACCGGCATCGAGGGCGGCCCGGTCAACGCGGTCTTCATCCGCGCGCCGTGGGTCGAGTCGGTCACCGACGAGGTCGAGGTTATGGGGCGCGTCACCGATGGACCGGCCGCCGGTAGGATTGTCGCGGTCCGGCAGGGCAACCTGCTGGCCACCTCATTCCACCCGGAACTCACCGGGGATCTGCGGTTGCACCGCCTCTTCGTGGAGATGGTGCACGCCGCGAGCTGA
- a CDS encoding PQQ-binding-like beta-propeller repeat protein, with protein sequence MKKARSVAVRGVLVALASGAALAFVAASAGATASGTTPAAADDSLPRSLELAPAWTATLNRAPIGRAFAVYSRMDQVRLTLIGPGDAIRVYDRPEWSFTSDDAATMYLSPGGRRLAMPHWPTSRQQFTRILDVTDGSVRVIRAGAPLAWSADARQLLVAHFDSDPSVDEPRGGEVRVVDADTGRIRWSAPLPPRPMAIAALTGAFSPDGTAIAVQQADSLTLHRTDGSGWRVTLDSRRLAGPAAWTPDGRTLLVMDRTGRLHGLDTASGRPTATPAIEGRPGSRLVGWRGGAPVVVDGHRVRLLGAEPAVLAEAPDDTLELQVATDAVALPLRDPGSPQVGPFTARYQTPLVTGGAALIIAGAAWLWIRLRRNSTDSSTVAAIF encoded by the coding sequence ATGAAGAAGGCGCGATCCGTGGCCGTCCGAGGCGTACTCGTTGCTCTCGCCAGCGGTGCGGCGCTCGCCTTCGTGGCCGCCTCGGCAGGCGCCACCGCTTCCGGCACCACCCCTGCGGCCGCTGACGATTCGCTGCCCCGCTCGCTCGAACTCGCTCCCGCCTGGACCGCCACGCTGAACCGTGCGCCGATCGGCCGGGCCTTCGCCGTCTACTCCCGGATGGACCAGGTCCGGCTCACCCTCATCGGTCCCGGCGACGCGATCCGGGTCTACGACCGTCCGGAGTGGAGCTTCACCTCCGACGACGCCGCCACGATGTACCTGTCCCCCGGTGGCCGCCGGCTCGCGATGCCGCACTGGCCCACCAGCCGCCAGCAGTTCACCCGGATCCTCGACGTCACCGACGGATCCGTCCGGGTGATCCGGGCCGGGGCTCCGCTCGCCTGGTCGGCCGATGCCCGCCAACTCCTCGTGGCCCACTTCGACAGCGACCCCAGCGTCGACGAGCCGCGCGGCGGAGAGGTCCGGGTCGTCGACGCCGACACCGGGCGGATCCGCTGGTCGGCACCGCTGCCACCGCGCCCGATGGCGATCGCCGCGCTGACGGGCGCGTTCAGCCCGGACGGCACGGCGATCGCGGTTCAGCAGGCCGACAGCCTGACCCTGCACCGCACCGACGGATCCGGCTGGCGCGTCACCCTCGACAGCCGCCGGCTCGCCGGACCCGCGGCGTGGACGCCGGACGGCAGGACGCTGCTGGTGATGGACCGCACCGGCCGCCTGCACGGGCTCGACACGGCATCCGGGCGGCCCACCGCGACCCCGGCGATCGAGGGCCGGCCGGGCTCACGACTGGTCGGCTGGCGCGGCGGCGCACCGGTCGTCGTCGACGGCCACCGCGTACGCCTGCTCGGCGCCGAGCCCGCCGTCCTCGCGGAGGCACCCGACGACACGCTGGAGCTGCAGGTCGCCACCGACGCGGTGGCGCTGCCGCTGCGGGACCCCGGATCGCCGCAGGTCGGACCGTTCACCGCGCGCTATCAGACGCCGCTCGTGACCGGTGGTGCCGCTCTGATCATCGCGGGCGCCGCCTGGCTCTGGATCAGGCTCCGCCGCAACAGCACCGACTCCTCCACGGTTGCGGCGATCTTCTGA
- a CDS encoding YebC/PmpR family DNA-binding transcriptional regulator — translation MSGHSKWATTKHKKAAIDAKRGKIFARLIKNIEVAARTGGGDVSGNPTLFDAIQKAKKTSVPNDNIDRAVKRGSGLESGGADWQTIMYEGYGPNGVALLIECLTDNRNRAATEVRTALTRNGGNLADAGSVSYLFTRKGVVIVPKADLTEDDVLGAVLDAGAEECNDLGDSFEVISAPTDLVAVRTALQTAGIEYDSADSNFVPATTIELDEEGARKVLKLIDVLDDCDDVQNVVANFDISDEVMEKLDA, via the coding sequence ATGTCCGGCCACTCAAAATGGGCGACGACGAAGCACAAGAAGGCGGCGATCGACGCCAAGCGGGGCAAGATCTTCGCCCGCCTCATCAAGAACATCGAGGTGGCGGCCCGCACCGGTGGTGGAGACGTCAGTGGCAACCCCACGCTCTTCGACGCCATCCAGAAGGCGAAGAAGACATCGGTCCCGAACGACAACATCGATCGTGCGGTCAAGCGCGGCTCGGGCCTGGAGTCCGGCGGCGCCGACTGGCAGACGATCATGTATGAGGGTTACGGCCCCAACGGCGTCGCGCTCCTGATCGAGTGCCTGACGGACAACCGCAACCGCGCCGCGACCGAGGTCCGCACCGCCCTGACCCGCAACGGCGGCAACCTCGCCGACGCGGGCTCGGTCTCCTACCTCTTCACCCGCAAGGGCGTCGTGATCGTCCCCAAGGCCGATCTCACCGAGGACGACGTGCTCGGCGCGGTCCTCGACGCCGGTGCCGAGGAGTGCAACGACCTGGGCGACTCGTTCGAGGTCATCTCCGCGCCGACGGACCTGGTCGCGGTCCGCACCGCCCTGCAGACGGCCGGCATCGAATACGACTCGGCCGACTCCAACTTCGTCCCGGCGACGACGATCGAGCTCGACGAGGAGGGCGCCCGCAAGGTGCTCAAGCTCATCGACGTGCTCGACGACTGCGACGACGTGCAGAACGTGGTGGCCAACTTCGACATCTCCGACGAGGTCATGGAGAAGCTGGACGCCTGA
- a CDS encoding alpha/beta fold hydrolase: MRHFSAPLAVLAGCLALAACSGSTPAASPSPSGPVAGAGCEEQAAPGRRVHFGKEIGADLYGIVLGTGNTGIVLAHMNGGDSCQWIANATELSDRGYRALVFDFAGFGVSPTASAGLAEQVRVAAAFLVQDGATKIVLMGASMGATASVAAAPSVAGLAAVVSISAPETFSGVDGLPSAKKMTVPVLYAAGENESADFVRAAQSFYAATPATTVKQLVIVPSDSEHGVYLVLPGMGDEALRTAITRFLTDNAPA, translated from the coding sequence TTGCGTCATTTCTCCGCTCCCCTCGCAGTCCTCGCCGGGTGCCTGGCTCTCGCCGCCTGCAGCGGTTCCACTCCGGCGGCGTCGCCGTCCCCCTCCGGTCCCGTCGCGGGCGCCGGCTGCGAGGAGCAGGCCGCCCCCGGCCGCCGGGTCCACTTCGGAAAGGAGATCGGCGCCGATCTCTACGGGATCGTGCTCGGCACCGGTAACACCGGGATCGTGCTGGCCCACATGAACGGCGGCGACTCCTGCCAGTGGATCGCCAACGCCACGGAGCTCAGCGATCGCGGCTACCGCGCGCTCGTCTTCGACTTCGCCGGCTTCGGCGTCTCCCCGACCGCCTCGGCCGGGCTCGCCGAACAGGTCCGGGTGGCCGCGGCCTTCCTGGTCCAGGATGGGGCGACGAAGATCGTCCTGATGGGGGCCTCGATGGGTGCGACGGCCTCGGTGGCCGCGGCGCCGTCCGTCGCGGGGCTCGCCGCGGTGGTCAGCATCTCGGCGCCGGAGACGTTCAGCGGGGTCGACGGCCTGCCGAGTGCGAAGAAGATGACGGTGCCGGTGCTCTACGCCGCCGGGGAGAACGAGTCGGCCGACTTCGTCCGGGCGGCGCAGAGCTTCTACGCCGCAACGCCGGCCACCACGGTGAAGCAGCTGGTGATCGTGCCGAGCGACAGCGAGCACGGCGTCTACCTGGTCCTGCCGGGCATGGGCGACGAGGCGCTGCGCACCGCCATCACGAGGTTCCTCACCGACAACGCACCGGCGTGA
- a CDS encoding MFS transporter produces MTAPHLWTRTFALYFAARTVALLGDGMLPVAVALAVRGAGHGDTGVGLVLAAWMTPFITLILFGGVFADRFTARRMMIGADLVRVVTQTIVAVALVTGNSPLWLMLVMSAIAGGSAAMFQPGVASMVPMVAVDVQRANGALRVADALAQLLGPALAATLVVLTGPGTVYAINAGTFALSAACLLLLRLPRTPASTATRTARSMRRDLRVGWQEFRSRTWMWSVILIWVCYGVTLFGPLIPLGSGLVTERLGMSAYGWTMSAMGAGTIVGGLVAMRIRPARPLAAGAVALFGFALIPLSIAAAAPLELLLIGHAVGGAAWAFWSVMWATSIQTQVSREVLNRVSAYEVAGSTMGVPIGQAFAGPVAVLVGAQQVLGFSAVVGVAGCFVLLAVPAIRNLRRAAEPALAV; encoded by the coding sequence ATGACCGCACCGCACCTCTGGACCCGCACGTTCGCCCTCTACTTCGCCGCCCGGACGGTGGCCCTGCTCGGCGACGGGATGCTGCCGGTGGCGGTGGCTCTCGCCGTACGCGGGGCGGGCCACGGCGACACCGGGGTCGGGCTCGTCCTCGCGGCGTGGATGACGCCGTTCATCACGCTCATCCTCTTCGGCGGCGTCTTCGCCGACCGGTTCACCGCGCGCCGGATGATGATCGGCGCCGACCTGGTCCGGGTGGTGACGCAGACGATCGTGGCGGTCGCCCTCGTCACCGGGAACTCGCCACTGTGGCTGATGCTGGTCATGTCCGCGATCGCGGGCGGCTCGGCGGCGATGTTCCAGCCGGGCGTGGCGAGCATGGTGCCGATGGTGGCGGTCGACGTCCAGCGGGCCAACGGCGCACTGCGGGTCGCCGACGCGCTCGCCCAGCTGCTCGGTCCCGCGCTCGCCGCGACCCTCGTGGTACTCACCGGGCCGGGCACGGTCTACGCCATCAACGCGGGCACCTTCGCGCTCAGTGCCGCCTGCCTCCTGCTCCTCCGCCTGCCGCGTACCCCCGCCTCCACGGCGACCCGGACGGCCCGGAGCATGCGGCGGGACCTGCGCGTCGGCTGGCAGGAGTTCCGCAGCCGGACGTGGATGTGGAGCGTCATCCTGATCTGGGTCTGCTACGGCGTGACGCTCTTCGGACCGCTCATCCCGCTCGGCTCGGGGCTCGTCACCGAGCGGCTGGGCATGTCGGCCTACGGCTGGACGATGTCGGCGATGGGTGCGGGCACCATCGTCGGCGGGCTGGTCGCGATGCGTATCCGGCCCGCCCGGCCGCTCGCCGCCGGAGCCGTCGCGCTCTTCGGGTTCGCCCTGATCCCGCTCTCCATCGCCGCGGCTGCACCGCTGGAACTGCTGCTGATCGGGCACGCCGTCGGCGGTGCGGCCTGGGCGTTCTGGTCGGTGATGTGGGCCACCAGCATCCAGACCCAGGTGTCGCGGGAGGTGCTCAACCGCGTCTCGGCCTATGAGGTGGCGGGGTCGACGATGGGGGTGCCGATCGGCCAGGCGTTCGCCGGACCGGTCGCGGTGCTCGTCGGCGCCCAGCAGGTGCTGGGGTTCTCCGCGGTCGTCGGGGTCGCGGGCTGCTTCGTGCTGCTCGCGGTGCCCGCGATCCGCAACCTGCGCCGGGCCGCCGAGCCCGCGCTCGCCGTATAG
- the pdxS gene encoding pyridoxal 5'-phosphate synthase lyase subunit PdxS yields MSEAVVGTSRVKRGMAEQLKGGVIMDVVTAEQAKIAEDAGAVAVMALERVPADIRAQGGVSRMSDPDMIESIIAAVSIPVMAKARIGHFVEAQVLQSLGVDYVDESEVLTPADFANHIDKWAFTVPFVCGATNLGEALRRITEGAAMIRSKGEAGTGDVSNATTHMRKIRAEIKRLTSLPADELYVAAKELQAPYELVKEIAETGKLPVVLFTAGGIATPADAAMMMQLGAEGVFVGSGIFKSGNPEQRAAAIVKATTFFDDPDVIAKVSRGLGEAMVGINVEELAQPHRLSERGW; encoded by the coding sequence ATGTCGGAGGCAGTCGTCGGCACGTCGCGCGTCAAGCGGGGCATGGCCGAGCAGCTTAAGGGCGGCGTGATCATGGATGTGGTCACCGCCGAGCAGGCGAAGATCGCCGAGGATGCCGGTGCCGTCGCGGTGATGGCGCTGGAGCGGGTGCCGGCCGACATCCGCGCCCAGGGCGGCGTCTCGCGGATGTCCGACCCCGACATGATCGAGAGCATCATCGCCGCCGTGTCGATCCCGGTGATGGCGAAGGCGCGGATCGGCCACTTCGTCGAGGCGCAGGTGCTCCAGTCCCTCGGCGTGGACTACGTCGACGAGTCGGAGGTCCTGACCCCGGCCGACTTCGCGAACCACATCGACAAGTGGGCGTTCACGGTGCCGTTCGTCTGCGGTGCGACCAACCTGGGCGAGGCGCTGCGCCGGATCACCGAGGGCGCGGCGATGATCCGTTCCAAGGGTGAGGCCGGCACCGGCGACGTCTCCAACGCCACCACCCACATGCGCAAGATCCGGGCCGAGATCAAGCGGCTGACCTCGCTCCCCGCCGACGAGCTCTACGTCGCGGCCAAGGAGCTGCAGGCGCCCTATGAGCTGGTCAAGGAGATCGCCGAGACCGGCAAGCTCCCGGTGGTGCTCTTCACCGCCGGCGGCATCGCCACCCCCGCCGACGCCGCGATGATGATGCAGCTCGGCGCCGAGGGCGTCTTCGTCGGCTCGGGCATCTTCAAGTCGGGCAACCCGGAGCAGCGGGCCGCCGCGATCGTCAAGGCGACGACGTTCTTCGACGACCCGGACGTGATCGCGAAGGTCTCCCGCGGTCTCGGCGAGGCGATGGTCGGCATCAACGTCGAGGAGCTGGCACAGCCGCACCGCCTCTCCGAGCGGGGCTGGTGA
- a CDS encoding TetR/AcrR family transcriptional regulator, producing MAISAESKDGGAAIAARPSGRPRSARADEAIIDAALDLLAEGVGVDALSIESVASRAGVGKATIYRRWPGKYELLMDCVRSMKMAQPEPRGENVRDDLISLLGVIGLNDDSRSEKVFPCLIPEVMKNPDLRVLYQQLIEPRRARIRTVLQRGVATGELRADLDIELTTLMLSGPVVMQRMLDWNPAIQRDGLAERVVDALLAGAAPR from the coding sequence ATGGCGATCTCAGCAGAGTCGAAGGATGGGGGAGCGGCGATCGCCGCTCGCCCATCCGGGCGTCCCCGCAGTGCCCGCGCCGATGAGGCGATCATCGATGCGGCACTCGACCTCCTCGCCGAGGGGGTCGGGGTGGACGCCCTGTCCATCGAGTCGGTGGCGTCCCGGGCGGGAGTCGGCAAGGCCACGATCTACCGCCGCTGGCCCGGGAAGTACGAGCTGCTCATGGACTGCGTCCGCTCGATGAAGATGGCGCAGCCCGAGCCGCGCGGGGAAAATGTTCGCGACGATCTGATCAGCCTGCTCGGCGTCATCGGTCTCAACGACGACAGCCGGTCGGAGAAGGTCTTCCCGTGCCTCATCCCCGAGGTGATGAAGAACCCGGATCTCCGGGTGCTCTACCAGCAGCTGATCGAGCCGCGCCGGGCCCGCATCCGGACCGTGCTGCAGCGGGGCGTCGCCACCGGCGAGCTGCGGGCGGACCTCGACATCGAGCTGACCACGCTGATGCTCAGCGGGCCGGTGGTGATGCAGCGGATGCTGGACTGGAATCCGGCGATCCAGCGCGACGGTCTCGCCGAGCGAGTCGTCGACGCCCTGCTCGCGGGCGCCGCACCCCGCTGA
- a CDS encoding glycoside hydrolase family 18 protein, translating to MRRRRAFALVVAMAAGMTLPASAATAGGHHEQPRYQRVGYFTQWGIYDRGFLVRNLVANGQAARMTVLNYAFGNVTSEGLCTAEGDAWADYQLPFAAAESVDGRADVEGQPLAGNFNQLRKLKKRYPDLKVNLSLGGWTWSKYFSDAALTPQSRRAFVASCVDLFIKGNLPVLDGDTHGGPRSAAGIFDGIDLDWEWPGSPGNDGNVVRPEDKQNFTALVAEFRRQLDAAGRQARRHYALTAFLPADPQQIDNGYEVRKVFRDLDFATVQGYDMHGSTWELTTNHQSALFPPSGEPQQPDFTVSRAVDALLSRGAPRSKLVVGVPFYGYGWSDVPDVDNGLFQQGSGPAPSSADPGYEDYRNIVKLLDEGFTLHRDPAAGFAWVFDGSTFWTIDDPVVLAQKMRYIKANGLGGAMAWSLDADDEQGSLMRAIERGLR from the coding sequence ATGCGCCGACGCAGGGCATTCGCGCTCGTCGTGGCGATGGCCGCCGGGATGACGCTGCCGGCCAGCGCCGCCACCGCGGGCGGGCACCACGAGCAGCCTCGCTACCAGCGGGTCGGCTACTTCACCCAGTGGGGCATCTACGACCGCGGCTTCCTGGTGCGCAACCTCGTCGCCAACGGCCAGGCGGCGCGGATGACCGTACTCAACTATGCCTTCGGCAACGTGACCAGCGAGGGCCTCTGCACGGCCGAGGGCGACGCGTGGGCCGACTACCAGCTGCCGTTCGCGGCGGCCGAGAGCGTGGACGGCCGGGCCGATGTCGAGGGCCAGCCGCTCGCGGGCAACTTCAACCAGCTCCGCAAGCTCAAGAAGCGCTACCCCGACCTCAAGGTCAACCTCTCGCTCGGCGGCTGGACCTGGTCGAAGTACTTCTCCGACGCCGCGCTCACCCCGCAGTCGCGCCGGGCCTTCGTCGCGTCCTGTGTGGACCTGTTCATCAAGGGCAACCTGCCGGTGCTCGACGGTGACACCCACGGCGGGCCGCGCTCGGCGGCCGGGATCTTCGACGGCATCGACCTCGACTGGGAGTGGCCGGGCTCGCCCGGCAACGACGGCAACGTCGTGCGCCCCGAGGACAAGCAGAACTTCACCGCCCTCGTCGCGGAGTTCCGCCGCCAGCTCGACGCCGCGGGACGCCAGGCGCGCCGCCACTACGCGCTCACCGCGTTCCTCCCGGCCGACCCCCAACAGATCGACAACGGGTACGAGGTGCGCAAGGTCTTCCGCGACCTGGACTTCGCCACCGTCCAGGGATACGACATGCACGGCAGCACCTGGGAGCTGACCACCAACCACCAGTCGGCCCTCTTCCCGCCGTCCGGCGAACCGCAGCAGCCCGACTTCACCGTCAGCCGGGCCGTCGACGCGCTGCTGAGCCGGGGCGCTCCCCGGTCCAAGCTCGTCGTCGGAGTGCCGTTCTACGGTTACGGCTGGTCCGATGTGCCCGACGTCGACAACGGCCTCTTCCAGCAGGGCTCGGGTCCCGCGCCGTCCTCGGCCGACCCGGGCTACGAGGATTACCGCAACATCGTCAAGCTGCTCGACGAGGGCTTCACGCTGCACCGGGATCCGGCGGCGGGCTTCGCCTGGGTCTTCGACGGCAGCACCTTCTGGACCATCGACGACCCGGTCGTGCTGGCCCAGAAGATGCGCTACATCAAGGCCAACGGGCTCGGCGGCGCGATGGCCTGGTCGCTCGACGCCGACGACGAGCAGGGTTCGCTGATGCGGGCGATCGAGCGCGGCCTGCGCTGA
- a CDS encoding DUF4236 domain-containing protein: protein MAILFRKMTRFGPFRFHFTQSGFSSWGIKIGRWSWNSKTRANRIDLPGPLSWKQDKK, encoded by the coding sequence ATGGCGATTCTGTTTCGCAAGATGACGCGGTTTGGACCGTTCCGTTTTCACTTCACACAGAGCGGGTTCTCCTCCTGGGGGATCAAGATCGGTCGCTGGTCCTGGAACTCCAAGACCCGTGCGAACCGGATCGACCTGCCTGGACCCCTGTCCTGGAAGCAGGACAAGAAGTAG
- a CDS encoding glycosyltransferase family 4 protein: MRIGIVCPYSLDVPGGVQFHVRDLAETLIGMGHEVSVLAPADEDAELPSYVVSAGRAVAVPYNGSVARLSFGPISLARVRRWLSNGRFDVLHVHEPVSPSLSLLAVLSARGPVVATFHTAMTRSKAMAAGKGMLQLVLERITGRIAVSALARKVQVEHLGGGAVEIPNGVAVAKFAHAEPLPGWPGKGGAIGFLGRFTESRKGFPILVDAVTKLLPDYPDLRLLLAGPSDLAEVDIPDDVAERLTFLGKVSEEDKARMLRSVDIYVAPNTGGESFGMILTEAMAAGVAVVASDLDAFRRVLDGGRAGALFPNGDAGALAKTLASLLDDPTRRAELRERAAEVIGLYDWPVVASRVLEVYSSAIDATPGTVVAE; this comes from the coding sequence ATGCGGATCGGGATCGTCTGCCCCTACTCCCTGGACGTGCCCGGCGGAGTCCAGTTCCACGTCCGCGACCTCGCGGAGACCCTGATCGGGATGGGCCACGAGGTGAGCGTGCTCGCCCCGGCCGACGAGGACGCGGAGCTTCCCTCCTACGTCGTCTCGGCGGGGCGGGCGGTCGCCGTCCCCTACAACGGCTCGGTGGCCCGCCTCTCCTTCGGCCCGATCTCGCTGGCCCGGGTCCGCCGCTGGCTCTCCAACGGCCGCTTCGACGTGCTGCACGTGCACGAACCCGTCTCGCCGAGCCTCTCCCTGCTCGCCGTGCTGTCGGCCCGGGGCCCGGTCGTCGCGACCTTCCACACGGCGATGACGAGGTCCAAGGCGATGGCGGCGGGCAAGGGCATGCTGCAGCTCGTGCTGGAGCGGATCACCGGCCGCATCGCGGTGAGCGCGCTCGCCCGCAAGGTGCAGGTGGAGCACCTGGGCGGCGGCGCGGTGGAGATCCCCAACGGGGTGGCGGTGGCGAAGTTCGCCCACGCCGAACCGCTGCCGGGCTGGCCGGGCAAGGGCGGCGCGATCGGCTTCCTGGGCCGCTTCACCGAGTCCCGCAAGGGCTTCCCGATCCTCGTCGACGCCGTCACGAAGCTGCTGCCCGACTACCCCGACCTGCGGCTGCTGCTGGCCGGGCCGAGCGATCTCGCCGAGGTCGACATCCCGGACGACGTGGCGGAGCGGCTCACCTTCCTCGGCAAGGTCAGCGAGGAGGACAAGGCCCGCATGCTGCGCAGCGTCGACATCTACGTCGCGCCCAACACCGGCGGTGAGTCCTTCGGGATGATCCTGACCGAGGCGATGGCGGCCGGGGTGGCGGTCGTCGCGAGCGACCTCGACGCGTTCCGCCGGGTGCTCGACGGCGGCCGGGCCGGAGCGCTGTTCCCCAACGGGGACGCAGGTGCCCTCGCCAAGACCCTGGCGAGCCTGCTCGACGATCCGACGCGCCGTGCTGAGCTGCGGGAACGCGCCGCCGAGGTGATCGGCCTCTACGACTGGCCGGTGGTCGCGTCCCGCGTACTGGAGGTCTATTCGTCCGCGATCGACGCGACCCCGGGGACCGTCGTGGCCGAATAG
- a CDS encoding DHA2 family efflux MFS transporter permease subunit, with protein sequence MDTQAPPNTGHPRRWAILAVLVLSLLVVVLDNTVLNVAMRTLASPEPVGIGATQGQLEWAINSYTLVFAGLLFSFGILGDRWGRKRMLILGLVLFGLASLVSAYAQDPGQLIAARALMGIGGAAIMPVTLSIISNVFDPRERAKAIGLWTGAVGLAIAIGPLLGGFLLEHFWWGSVFLINVPIVLIGLVSVALLVPESRNPNPGKLDLVGVVLSVIGLTALVYGIVDGGEHGFDQPEVWAWVLGGAAVIAAFIRWEMRTDHPSLDVKLFRDARFSASIAGIGLLFFGAMGSFFFTGFYLQMVRDFSPIKAGALFVPFALGQMFFAPLSSTLVRRYGVKLVSTLGMLLATATFVVITTWNAETPVWAIAVNFFFMGVGMANVMPPATAAIMSTLPREKAGVGSAVSNTVRQVSAALGVAVLGSIVAGVYRDQVAGATAALPDGVRETASESIGGAYGVAQGLAAQGQGAVAAPLMSAANDAFVQAMHWAAWGSAAITLVGAFVILKWAPGKLPAAPPAPATGAPAAPEAGSGAREKAPALAEA encoded by the coding sequence ATGGACACCCAAGCACCACCCAATACCGGCCACCCGAGGCGATGGGCGATCCTCGCGGTTCTCGTCCTCAGCCTGCTCGTCGTGGTCCTCGACAACACGGTCCTCAACGTCGCCATGCGCACCCTTGCCAGCCCCGAACCCGTCGGCATCGGCGCCACGCAGGGCCAGCTCGAGTGGGCGATCAACTCGTACACACTGGTGTTTGCGGGTCTGCTCTTCAGCTTCGGCATCCTCGGCGACCGCTGGGGCCGCAAGCGGATGCTCATCCTCGGCCTGGTCCTCTTCGGCCTGGCGTCGCTCGTCTCCGCCTATGCGCAGGACCCGGGCCAGCTCATCGCCGCGCGGGCGCTGATGGGCATCGGCGGCGCCGCGATCATGCCGGTGACGCTCTCGATCATCTCCAACGTCTTCGACCCGCGTGAGCGGGCCAAGGCGATCGGCCTCTGGACCGGCGCGGTCGGCCTCGCCATCGCGATCGGACCGCTGCTCGGCGGCTTCCTGCTGGAGCACTTCTGGTGGGGCTCGGTCTTCCTGATCAACGTCCCGATCGTGCTGATCGGCCTCGTCTCGGTGGCGCTGCTCGTGCCCGAGTCGCGCAACCCGAACCCGGGCAAGCTCGACCTCGTCGGCGTGGTGCTCTCGGTCATCGGCCTCACGGCCCTCGTCTACGGCATCGTCGATGGTGGCGAGCACGGCTTCGACCAGCCGGAGGTCTGGGCCTGGGTGCTCGGCGGCGCGGCGGTCATCGCGGCCTTCATCCGCTGGGAGATGCGCACCGATCACCCGTCGCTCGACGTGAAGCTCTTCCGGGACGCGCGGTTCTCGGCCTCGATCGCGGGCATCGGCCTGCTCTTCTTCGGCGCGATGGGCAGCTTCTTCTTCACCGGCTTCTACCTGCAGATGGTGCGGGACTTCTCACCGATCAAGGCGGGCGCGCTCTTCGTGCCCTTCGCCCTGGGGCAGATGTTCTTCGCACCGCTGAGCTCCACCCTGGTCCGGCGCTACGGCGTGAAGCTGGTCTCGACCCTCGGCATGCTGCTCGCGACCGCCACCTTCGTGGTGATCACCACCTGGAACGCCGAGACGCCGGTCTGGGCCATCGCGGTCAACTTCTTCTTCATGGGCGTCGGCATGGCGAACGTGATGCCCCCGGCGACGGCGGCGATCATGTCGACCCTGCCGAGGGAGAAGGCCGGTGTCGGTTCGGCCGTCTCCAACACGGTGCGGCAGGTCTCGGCGGCGCTCGGTGTCGCGGTGCTCGGCTCGATCGTGGCCGGCGTCTACCGCGACCAGGTCGCGGGTGCCACGGCGGCGCTGCCGGACGGCGTGCGGGAGACCGCGAGCGAGTCGATCGGCGGTGCCTACGGTGTGGCGCAGGGGCTGGCCGCACAGGGTCAGGGTGCCGTCGCGGCACCGCTGATGTCGGCCGCGAACGACGCCTTCGTCCAGGCGATGCACTGGGCTGCCTGGGGCAGCGCGGCCATCACCCTGGTCGGTGCCTTCGTGATCCTGAAGTGGGCGCCGGGCAAGCTGCCGGCCGCGCCGCCCGCACCCGCCACGGGTGCTCCGGCGGCGCCGGAAGCCGGATCGGGAGCGCGGGAGAAGGCACCTGCGCTGGCTGAGGCGTAG